A region from the Fusarium musae strain F31 chromosome 1, whole genome shotgun sequence genome encodes:
- the RHP51 gene encoding RecA recombinase Rhp51 — MSEEYDEAQMGEEGGMPGPGAPTPLSALEGIAGLTKRDIQLVIDGGYNTVESVAYTPRRVLEQIKGISEQKATKILGEASKLVPMGFTTATEMHQRRSELISITTGSKNLDTLLAGGIETGSVTELFGEFRTGKSQICHTLAVTCQLPFDMGGGEGKCMYIDTEGTFRPVRLLGVANRFGLSGEEVLDNVAYARAYNSDHQLQLLNQAAAMMCETRFSLLIVDSATSLYRTDFCGRGELSNRQTHLAKFMRTLQRLADEFGIAVVITNQVVAQVDGGPSAMFNPDPKKPIGGNIIAHASTTRISLKKGRGETRIAKIYDSPCLPESDTLFAIGEEGIGDPAPKDMEKD; from the exons ATGAGCGAGGAGTATGATGAGGCTCAGATGGGTGAAGAGGGCGGCATGCCTGGCCCTGGTGCTCCAACGCCACTCTCCGCGCTCGAG GGAATTGCTGGTTTGACGAAGCGAGATATTCAGCTTGTCATTGATGGAGGTTACAACACAGTCGAGTCCGTGGCCTACACGCCGCGACGAGTGCTGGAACAGATCAAGGGTATCTCGGAACAGAAGGCGACCAAGATCTTGGGAGAGG CCTCCAAGCTCGTCCCCATGGGTTTCACCACGGCCACAGAGATGCATCAACGTCGCAGCGAGCTCATTTCTATTACCACTGGATCCAAGAACCTCGATACTCTTCTTGCTGGTGGCATCGAAACAGGTTCGGTTACTGAATTGTTTGGTGAATTCAGAACCGGAAAGAGTCAGATCTGCCACACGCTCGCCGTGACTTGCCAATTACCCTTTGATATGGGCGGTGGCGAAGGAAAATGCATGTACATCGATACTGAGGGTACATTTCGACCAGTTCGTCTACTGGGCGTTGCCAACCGATTTGGCCTTTCTGGCGAAGAGGTCTTGGACAATGTCGCGTACGCACGCGCTTACAACTCTGATCACCAGCTTCAATTACTCAATCAAGCTGCAGCTATGATGTGTGAGACCCGattttctcttctcatcgtcGATAGTGCAACATCGCTCTACCGAACAGACTTTTGCGGTCGCGGTGAGCTCTCGAATCGACAGACTCACTTGGCCAAATTCATGAGGACTCTTCAGCGTCTGGCGGATGAATTTGGTATCGCAGTTGTCATTACAAATCAAGTCGTGGCTCAGGTCGATGGTGGCCCAAGTGCCATGTTCAATCCTGATCCAAAGAAGCCCATTGGTGGTAACATTATCGCCCATGCCAGTACAACAAGAATCAGTCTCAAGAAGGGTCGCGGGGAAACACGTATTGCCAAAATTTACGACAGCCCATGCCTGCCAGAAAGTGATACTCTGTTTGCCATCGGCGAGGAGGGTATTGGTGACCCGGCCCCAAAGGACATGGAGAAGGACTAG
- the VPS26 gene encoding Vacuolar protein sorting-associated protein 26 (BUSCO:EOG092632FC) produces MSYFFATPVDIDVVLDDTDERSMVDVKLDKNRREKAPLFMDGESVKGAVTVRPKDGKRLEHTGIKVQFIGTIEMFFDRGNHYEFLSLNQELAAPGELQHPQTFDFNFKNVEKQYESYNGINVKLRYFVRVTVSRRMADVIREKDIWVYSYRIPPEMNSSIKMDVGIEDCLHIEFEYSKSKYHLKDVIVGRIYFLLVRLKIKHMELSIIRRETTGAAPNQYNESETLVRFEIMDGSPSRGETIPIRLFLGGFDLTPTFRDVNKKFSTRYYLSLVLIDEDARRYFKQSEIILYRQAPDAAPVLNAGTSSLPAPPENKLAAAQA; encoded by the exons ATGTCGTACTTCTTCGCGACTCCCGTCGATATCGACGTCGTCCTTGATGATACAGATGAGCGTTCTATGGTCGATGTCAAGCTAGACAAGAACCGTCGCGAGAAGGCACCTCTCTTTATGGATGGCGAGTCTGTCAAGGGCGCTGTTACTGTTCGTCCAAAGGATGGCAAGAGGCTCGAGCATACTGGTATCAAGGTCCAGTTCATCGGCACGATAG AAATGTTCTTCGATCGCGGCAACCACTACGAATTTCTCTCCCTCAACCAGGAACTCGCTGCACCTGGCGAGCTTCAGCACCCACAAACATTCgacttcaacttcaaaaaCGTTGAGAAGCAGTACGAATCATACAATGGCATCAACGTTAAGCTGCGCTACTTCGTCCGCGTCACCGTTTCACGCCGCATGGCCGATGTCATCCGGGAAAAGGATATCTGGGTCTACAGCTATCGCATTCCCCCTGAGATGAATAGCAGCATCAAGATGGATGTTGGTATCGAGGACTGTCTACACATTGAGTTCGAGTACAGCAAGAGCAAATACCACCTCAAGGATGTCATTGTTGGGCGCATCTACTTTTTGCTTGTGCGCCTGAAGATCAAGCACATGGAACTGTCCATCATCAGAAGAGAGACGACGGGCGCTGCCCCCAATCAGTATAATGAAAGTGAAACATTGGTGCGCTTCGAGATCATGGACGGTTCCCCGTCGCGAGGAGAGACAATTCCTATTCGACTATTCCTCGGCGGTTTCGATCTAACACCTACATTCCGCGACGTTAACAAAAAGTTCTCCACGCGTTACTACCTCAGCTTAGTTCTCATCGACGAGG ATGCTCGACGATACTTCAAGCAATCTGAGATTATCCTCTACCGCCAAGCTCCTGACGCTGCACCTGTTCTAAATGCCGGTACCTCATCACTGCCTGCGCCCCCAGAGAACAAGTTGGCTGCTGCACAGGCATAA
- the RPL9B gene encoding 60S ribosomal protein L9B (EggNog:ENOG41) has translation MGTLAISEGIIHERRNENLQLTRTETLTRFLYIVKVSIKSRIVTVEGPRGKLVKDLSHLAVNFTVPKKNQISIEIHHGVRKNVATLRTVRTLINNLIIGVTKGFKYKMRYVYAHFPINVNVSKNAETDLYEVEIRNFIGEKLVRRIVMHPGVDVEASTTQKDELVLSGNSLENVSQSAADIQQICRVRNKDIRKFLDGLYVSEKGNIVQDE, from the exons ATGGGCACTCTGGCAATTTCCGAGGGGATTATCCACGAGCGTCGAAACGAGAATCTACAACTCACAAGGACGGAAACACTGACTCGTTTTCTCTATATAGTCAAGGTCAGCATTAAGTCGCGAATTGTCACCGTTGAGGGCCCCCGCGGCAAGCTGGTCAAGGATCTCAGCCACCTGGCTGTCAACTTCACCGTCCCCAAGAAGAACCAGATCTCCATCGAGATTCACCACGGTGTCCGCAAGAATGTCGCTACCCTCCGAACTGTACGAaccctcatcaacaacctgATCATTGGTGTCACCAAGGGCTTCAAGTACAAGATGCGATACGTCTACGCCCATTTCcccatcaacgtcaacgtctCCAAGAACGCCGAGACCGACCTGTACGAGGTTGAGATCCGAAACTTCATCGGCGAGAAGCTTGTTCGCCGAATTGTCATGCACCCTGGtgtcgatgttgaggctTCCACCACCCAGAAGGATGAGCTCGTCCTCTCTGGTAACTCTCTGGAGAACGTGTCGCAAAGTGCCGCCGATATCCAGCAGATCTGCCGAGTGCGAAACAAGGATATCCGAAAG TTCCTTGACGGTCTGTACGTCTCCGAGAAGGGCAACATTGTCCAGGACGAATAA
- a CDS encoding hypothetical protein (EggNog:ENOG41): protein MTRWEPAPEPTKGVDCVPTNDEQEACGEICCAGWQTCAFMGQCSAKPGYEEPTAVVITTDGKITTQYSAPYRVTGTTTITNSGAPTESGTATETESEASATATETSEGAAAGETGTGGGGLSAGAIAGIVIGVIAGVALLLLLCFCCIARGLWVALFGKKDKEKSERVDVYEERYSRRGSRPPPSASAHSRRPRHKGWFGMGRRGSPSSAGDRREKKSDGKKWLGIAGLAATLLALLNLKKDKRPASTKPARSSRGSSRSRYSDSYYSYSDYTSPTQAQVDERTALVAQETAERGRITPATAGDEAFKSPLLILLSPFVTHILPILYMSLHLT from the exons ATGACCCGCTGGGAGCCTGCTCCAGAGCCTACAAAGGGCGTTGACTGTGTGCCCACGAACGATGAGCAAGAAGCATGCGGTGAGATCTGCTGCGCTGGCTGGCAGACCTGCGCGTTCATGGGTCAATGCTCTGCAAAGCCTGGTTACGAGGAGCCCACCGCTGTTGTGATTACCACTGATGGAAAGATCACCACCCAATACTCGGCTCCTTATCGAGTCACTggtaccaccaccatcacaaaCAGCGGTGCGCCCACCGAGTCCGGGACTGCAACTGAGACTGAATCCGAGGCTTCTGCAACGGCCACTGAGACTAGCGAGGGCGCCGCAGCTGGCGAGACCGGaactggtggtggtggcctGAGTGCCGGTGCCATTGCTGGTATCGTCATTGGCGTCATCGCTGGTGTtgcgcttctccttctcctgtGCTTCTGCTGTATTGCCCGTGGTCTCTGGGTTGCCCTCTttggcaagaaggacaaagagAAGAGCGAGCGTGTCGATGTCTACGAGGAGCGATACTCCCGCCGCGGCAGCCGACCACCTCCTTCGGCCTCGGCCCACTCCCGTCGTCCTCGACACAAGGGCTGGTTTGGTATGGGTCGCCGTGGTTCCCCGTCTTCGGCCGGTGATCGTCGTGAGAAGAAGTCAGATGGTAAGAAGTGGCTCGGCATTGCTGGTCTCGCGGCCACACTCCTTGctctcctcaatctcaagaaGGATAAGCGACCTGCGAGCACCAAACCCGCGCGCTCATCTCGAGGATCATCGCGATCGCGGTATAGCGACTCTTATTACTCATACAGTGACTACACCAGTCCCA CTCAAGCTCAGGTGGACGAACGAACCGCACTCGTCGCACAAGAGACAGCCGAGCGAGGTCGTATTACTCCCGCGACAGCAGGCGATGAAGCCTTTAAATCCCCGCTCCTCATCCTTTTATCCCCATTCGTCACACATATACTCCCCATCCTGTACATGTCTCTGCATTTGACATAA
- a CDS encoding hypothetical protein (BUSCO:EOG09263E9V): MSLDPPTYLASLQSNIRQRPIPWDGAVRAGTLTEEQYAKIRAVDKAKKPEQRKEIVSGDIDGYRVLFVGDDGKTSVLETAGKHANVMQYILVLLGDLLEAVPPLAKALFKTKEPYRHFLPLLNSTNAEDPIPLLTAHALTTLMALARDESRSTLQALPVILTYVSGLAKSNDAGLQDIAVQEYSSLLFGHVAREQFWNQRSETIAPLIKILQTAAGIGNGGSSSASLWSGNTGTGSAGFGGSLGGGVGLQLLYHALLVIWQISFEAEEIGDELNDEYDIVLLYTHLLRLSPKEKTTRLILSTLYNLLEKNQKSLLPTAVLARLPALLENISGRHLTDPDLLEDLSKLKEMLEEYTKTKTTFDEYVAEVQSGHLRWSPPHRNTVFWAENARKILEFENGEIPRKLAEIMRQPWDNDKQVLAIACNDVGCLVKEVPEKRYQLEKVGLKRRIMELMQSDDENVRWESLRALGGWLKYSFEQQ; encoded by the exons ATGTCCCTCGACCCGCCAACGTACCTGGCCTCTCTTCAGAGCAACATCCGTCAGCGACCCATTCCCTGGGACGGTGCTGTCAGGGCCGGCACCCTCACCGAGGAGCAGTATGCAAAGATTCGAGCTGTAGATAAGGCTAAGAAGCCTGAGCAAAGAAAGGAGATTGTGTCGGGGGATATTGATGGATATCGCGTCTTGtttgttggcgatgatggaaagACGAGCGTTCTCGAGACGGCGGGAAAGCATGCGAATGTGATGCAGTACATCCTAGTGTTGCTTGGCGACCTTCTCGAGG CTGTTCCACCTCTAGCCAAGGCCCTCTTCAAGACAAAGGAGCCTTATCGACATTTTTTGCCTCTGCTTAACTCGACTAATGCCGAGGATCCTATTCCATTGCTTACTGCACATGCTCTTACCACACTCATGGCTCTTGCTCGAGACGAGTCCCGATCTACCCTCCAGGCTCTGCCTGTGATTCTCACCTATGTCTCCGGCTTGGCCAAGAGTAATGATGCCGGCCTACAAGATATCGCTGTACAGGAGTATTCGTCTCTGCTCTTTGGGCATGTCGCAAGAGAGCAGTTCTGGAACCAGCGAAGCGAGACGATTGCACCCCTGATCAAGATTCTTCAAACTGCAGCTGGCATTGGAAATGGAGGCAGCTCATCTGCCAGTCTCTGGAGCGGTAACACTGGTACCGGATCTGCTGGCTTCGGGGGTTCTCTGGGTGGAGGGGTTGGTCTCCAGCTTCTCTACCATGCTCTCCTTGTTATCTGGCAGATAAgttttgaggctgaggagattGGTGATGAACTCAACGA CGAGTACGATATTGTCCTCCTTTACACTCACCTTCTACGATTATCACCCAAGGAAAAGACAACTCGGTTGATCCTTTCTACACTCTACAACCTTCTTGAGAAAAACCAGAAATCACTTCTACCCACCGCAGTTCTTGCTCGCCTCCCCGCCCTTCTCGAGAACATCAGTGGTCGCCATCTGACTGATCCCGACTTGCTGGAGGATCTttcgaagctcaaggaaaTGCTGGAAGAGtacaccaagaccaagaccacaTTCGACGAGTATGTTGCTGAGGTGCAGTCTGGTCACCTTCGATGGTCGCCCCCTCACCGAAACACAGTCTTCTGGGCTGAGAATGCCCGCAAGATCCTcgagtttgagaatggagagATTCCTCGGAAGCTGGCCGAGATCATGCGGCAGCCCTGGGATAACGACAAGCAAGTGCTTGCAATTGCCTGCAACGATGTTGGGTGTCTGGTGAAGGAGGTTCCCGAGAAGAGATATCAATTAGAGAAGGTTGGTCTCAAGAGAAGGATCATGGAACTCATGCAATCAGATGACGAGAACGTGCGATGGGAGAGTCTCCGAGCTCTCGGAGGCTGGCTAAAGTACAGTTTTGAGCAACAGTGA